One genomic window of Choristoneura fumiferana chromosome 14, NRCan_CFum_1, whole genome shotgun sequence includes the following:
- the LOC141434904 gene encoding uncharacterized protein, with translation MPKRKRTKKYEDELDHLMHKVRKLERKIRSHSGSDSSYDGSVREEFVLQETASPVLRPDDWFPEYPDDGCIYDPLNTNKDQFRPIENHQNSAKTRQNSVEEQPEPIEAEQSTQPPLEPSTQVISANTSDTPVASTSTVQVDLDDDVLKILGDEPSSAMKYGEDIRTEIATRLAHVATEGIPKETRRDIIAKYLVPANCVHIGAPKLNPEIKAAISENFIKRDKGIESKQKEMASAISCLGEIITSQLNLKEKNNDLLQKLIDLSRILCDLQYADSVTRRNFILFSLKKDLKDHLVNTKIDAWLFGENLTETIKTAKTVNKSGVDIKAVAPKPVATQNRRPRSAVSRPLNRRGPASRRPPPGPPPPAPAPRGRAPAPRVPPPPPPAPPARYYRPSYAHQPPQRRY, from the exons atgcctaaaCGCAAACGTACAAAGAAATATGAAGATGAGTTAGATCATCTAATGCACAAAGTTCGAAAGTTAGAACGCAAAATACGTAGTCACAGTGGAAGTGATTCGTCATACGACGGTTCGGTACGAGAAGAATTTGTGCTTCAAGAAACAG CATCGCCTGTCCTAAGGCCAGATGACTGGTTCCCGGAATACCCGGACGATGGTTGCATTTACGACCCTCTTAATACTAATAAGGATCAGTTCCGCCCTATTGAAAATCACCAAAATTCTGCAAAAACTCGACAGAATTCTGTCGAAGAGCAGCCAGAGCCTATCGAGGCTGAGCAGAGCACACAACCTCCGTTAGAACCAAGCACACAGGTTATTAGCGCAAACACGAGCGATACTCCTGTCGCAAGCACGTCAACAGTCCAGGTCGACTTGGACGACgacgttttaaaaatattaggcgACGAGCCCTCGTCGGCTATGAAATATGGCGAGGACATACGCACGGAAATAGCTACCCGCCTTGCACATGTAGCTACCGAGGGAATACCTAAGGAAACCCGCAGAGACATCATAGCTAAATACCTGGTACCGGCCAATTGTGTGCACATAGGCGCGCCAAAGCTAAATCCTGAGATTAAAGCCGCCATATCAGAAAATTTCATAAAACGCGATAAGGGCATTGAGTCCAAACAAAAAGAAATGGCTAGCGCTATATCATGCCTCGGTGAAATAATTACAtcccaattaaatttaaaagagaaaaataacGACTTATTACAAAAGCTTATTGATCTCAGTCGTATCTTGTGTGACTTACAATACGCGGATAGCGTGACAAGGCGAAACTTTATACTTTTCAGCCTAAAGAAGGATCTAAAAGACCATTTGGTCAACACTAAAATAGACGCTTGGTTATTCGGCGAAAATCTAACGGAGACGATTAAAACAGCTAAGACCGTGAATAAATCGGGTGTGGATATAAAAGCTGTGGCTCCTAAGCCAGTCGCAACACAGAACAGAAGACCGAGATCTGCTGTGTCGCGGCCTTTAAACCGCCGAGGTCCAGCGTCGCGCAGGCCGCCGCCGGGGCCGCCGCCGCCAGCCCCGGCCCCGCGGGGCCGCGCGCCTGCTCCCCGCGTGCCGCCTCCCCCGCCCCCGGCGCCGCCGGCGCGTTACTACAGGCCGTCGTACGCGCACCAGCCCCCGCAGCGCCGCTACTAG